A DNA window from Brassica napus cultivar Da-Ae chromosome C1, Da-Ae, whole genome shotgun sequence contains the following coding sequences:
- the LOC111197707 gene encoding transcription factor MYB106-like — protein MGRSPCCDKAGLKKGPWTPEEDQKLLAYIEENGHGSWRSLPEKAGLQRCGKSCRLRWTNYLRPDIKRGKFTVQEEQTIIQLHALLGNRWSAIATHLAKRTDNEIKNYWNTHLKKRLVKMGIDPVTHKHKNETLMSSTGQSKSAAATLSHMAQWESARLEAEARLARESKLLHYQNNKAAAPNHCLSHKASSTNWTKPNQGKGDQQLESPTSTVTFSENLHLMIMPSGENNNESSEIQNMTEFALSSSTSSDVKDSDQDWMRQINCPAEGIEEGFTSLLLLGDSGDRSLSIGKKDEETVAGAVEVNESDYSYYEDNKNYWNSILNLVDSTPSDSSTMF, from the exons ATGGGAAGATCGCCGTGCTGTGATAAGGCTGGGCTAAAGAAAGGGCCATGGACACCAGAAGAGGATCAGAAACTTTTGGCTTACATTGAAGAAAATGGCCATGGAAGCTGGCGCTCTTTGCCTGAGAAAGCTG GTCTCCAAAGATGTGGAAAGAGTTGCAGACTGAGATGGACTAATTACCTAAGACCAGACATCAAGAGAGGCAAATTCActgttcaagaagaacaaaCCATCATTCAACTCCACGCTCTCCTCGGAAACAG ATGGTCAGCGATTGCAACTCACTTAGCAAAAAGGACAGACAACGAGATAAAAAACTACTGGAACACACACTTGAAGAAACGTCTGGTTAAAATGGGGATAGATCCGGTGACTCACAAGCACAAAAACGAGACTCTAATGTCTTCCACAGGTCAGTCCAAGAGCGCAGCAGCCACGCTTAGCCACATGGCTCAATGGGAGAGTGCTCGACTCGAAGCTGAAGCAAGGCTAGCTAGAGAATCAAAGCTTCTCCATTACCAAAACAACAAAGCAGCAGCTCCTAATCATTGCTTGTCTCACAAGGCATCATCAACAAATTGGACAAAACCAAACCAAG GAAAAGGAGATCAACAGCTTGAATCACCAACGTCGACGGTGACATTCTCCGAGAATCTCCATCTGATGATCATGCCTTCGGGAGAGAATAACAACGAATCCTCTGAGATTCAGAACATGACTGAGTTCGCCTTGTCTTCTTCCACCTCCTCCGATGTCAAAGATTCTGACCAAGACTGGATGAGGCAGATCAACTGTCCGGCAGAAGGAATTGAAGAAGGATTCACCAGCCTCCTTCTGCTCGGTGATTCAGGTGATCGGAGTCTCTCCATCGGTAAAAAAGACGAGGAGACCGTTGCAGGCGCGGTCGAGGTCAATGAGAGTGACTACAGCTACTATGAGGACAACAAGAACTACTGGAATAGCATTCTCAACTTGGTTGATTCCACACCGTCCGATTCATCAACCATGTTCTGA
- the LOC106435626 gene encoding SNF1-related protein kinase catalytic subunit alpha KIN10: MDGSGGGRGGGVESILPNYKLGRTLGIGSFGRVKIAEHSLTGHKVAIKILNRRKIKNMEMEEKVRREIKILRLFMHPHIIRLYEVIETPTDIYLVMEYVNSGELFDYIVEKGRLQEDEARNFFQQIISGVEYCHRNMVVHRDLKPENLLLDSKCNVKIADFGLSNIMRDGHFLKTSCGSPNYAAPEVISGKLYAGPEVDVWSCGVILYALLCGTLPFDDENIPNLFKKIKGGIYTLPSHLSGGARDLIPRMLVVDPMKRVTIPEIRQHTWFQAHLPRYLAVPPPDTVQQAKKIDEEILQEVINMGFDRNLLIESLRNRTQNDGTVTYYLILDNRFRVSAGYLGAEFQETMEGTPRMHPAESVASPVSHRLPGLMEFQGVGLRSQYPVERKWALGLQSRAHPREIMTEVLKALQDLSVCWKKIGPYNMKCRWVPNNSDGMLSNSMHDNNYFGDDSSIVENDAAVKSPNVVKFEIQLYKTRDDKYLLDLQRVHGPQFLFLDLCAAFLAQLRVL; encoded by the exons ATGGATGGATCAGGAGGCGGTAGAGGTGGTGGCGTGGAATCGATTCTACCGAACTACAAGCTCGGGAGGACTCTCGGTATCGGTTCCTTTGGCAGGGTTAAGATTGCTGAGCACTCTTTGACCGGTCATAAAGTTGCCATCAAGATCCTCAACCGTCGCAAAATCAAGAACATGGAGATGGAGGAAAAAG TGAGGAGAGAGATTAAAATCTTGAGACTCTTTATGCATCCTCACATCATCCGTCTCTATGAGGTTATCGAGACTCCCACTGATATCTATCTCGTCATGGAGTATGTCAACTCTGGCGAGCTTTTTGACTATATTGTAGAGAAGGGTAGACTACAGGAGGACGAGGCCAGGAACTTTTTTCAGCAg ATAATATCGGGAGTGGAGTATTGCCATCGGAATATGGTAGTTCACAGAGACCTTAAGCCTGAGAACTTGCTTTTGGACTCCAAATGCAATGTGAAAATTGCTGATTTTGGCCTGAGCAACATTATGAGAGATGGTCATTTTCTGAAGACAAGCTGTGGTAGTCCCAATTACGCTGCTCCTGAG GTCATTTCGGGTAAACTATATGCTGGCCCTGAAGTAGACGTCTGGAGCTGTGGTGTGATACTCTACGCTCTTCTTTGTGGGACTCTTCCGTTCGATGATGAGAACATTCCAAACCTTTTTAAGAAGATAAAG GGAGGGATATATACTCTGCCTAGCCATTTATCTGGTGGTGCTAGAGATTTGATCCCCAGGATGCTCGTGGTGGACCCCATGAAAAGAGTAACCATCCCTGAGATCCGGCAACACACTTGGTTCCAAGCTCATCTTCCTAGGTATTTAGCTGTTCCTCCTCCGGATACGGTGCAGCAGGCCAAAAAG ATTGACGAGGAGATTCTCCAAGAAGTTATCAATATGGGATTTGACAGAAACCTACTCATTGAGTCTCTCCGCAACCGGACCCAAAATGAT GGCACTGTGACATACTATCTGATACTGGACAACCGGTTCCGTGTATCTGCTGGTTATCTCGGAGCCGAGTTTCAAGAGACTATG GAAGGTACTCCGCGAATGCATCCAGCAGAAAGCGTAGCTTCACCAGTTAGCCATCGGCTTCCAGGACTGATGGAGTTCCAAGGAGTTGGCTTGAGATCTCAATACCCTGTTGAGAGAAAATGGGCTCTTGGACTTCag TCTAGGGCTCATCCGCGTGAAATAATGACAGAGGTGCTGAAAGCCCTGCAAGATCTGAGTGTGTGTTGGAAGAAGATAGGGCCTTACAACATGAAGTGCAGATGGGTTCCTAACAACTCAGATGGAATGCTCAGTAACTCGATGCACGATAACAACTACTTTGGAGATGACTCCAGCATAGTAGAAAACGACGCAGCTGTTAAGTCTCCAAATGTTGTCAAATTTGAAATTCAG TTGTATAAAACACGGGACGACAAGTATCTGTTGGATCTGCAGAGGGTACATGGTCCTCAGTTCCTGTTCTTGGACCTCTGTGCTGCTTTTCTTGCTCAGCTCCGAGTCCTCTGA
- the LOC106435622 gene encoding lamin-like protein, with amino-acid sequence MARLALMAAAVVLAFLAAAPVTEVAAKRWIVGDNKFWNPNINYTIWAQEKHFYLDDWLYFVYERNQYNVIEVNETNYISCNADNPIANWSRGSGRDVVHLNVTRHYYLISGSGGGCYGGMKLDVLVEKPPPPPIAAPIKNSARRAFSNFGFAHRFVIPVAVFTVIGTMWDAVLRFC; translated from the exons ATGGCTAGACTTGCGTTGATGGCTGCGGCAGTGGTTCTGGCTTTTCTTGCGGCAGCTCCGGTGACTGAGGTGGCCGCTAAGAGATGGATAGTGGGTGATAACAAGTTCTGGAATCCCAATATCAACTATACCATTTGGGCTCAGGAGAAACATTTCTACCTAGACGACTGGCTCT attttgtgTACGAGAGAAACCAATACAACGTTATAGAAGTGAACGAGACCAACTACATAAGTTGCAATGCCGATAACCCGATCGCTAACTGGAGCCGTGGATCGGGAAGGGACGTTGTTCATCTCAATGTGACCAGACATTACTATCTCATTAGCGGTAGCGGTGGTGGATGTTACGGTGGTATGAAGCTCGATGTTTTAGTTGAGAAACCGCCTCCCCCACCAATCGCAGCACCTATCAAGAACAGCGCAAGACGAGCCTTCTCCAACTTTGGTTTTGCACATCGGTTTGTCATTCCAGTAGCTGTTTTTACAGTGATCGGGACAATGTGGGACGCGGTACTGCGGTTTTGTTAA
- the LOC106435625 gene encoding cyclin-dependent kinase C-2 C → MGCFHSKHSSPAGPPRHLRRRLDTAVHRSHPQNNHKPHVLPSPPPHRRVVNSSPKKHRNKDDDAPRSRTTGVSLRSGLTHGNVEAEQVAGGWPSWLSSAAPEAVHGWIPLRAEDFEKREKIGQGTYSNVFRACEVSTGRVMALKKIRVQNFETENIRFIAREIMILRRLDHPNIMKLEGIIASRNSNSMYFVFDYMEHDLEGLCSSPDIKFTEAQIKCYMHQLLLGVEHCHLRGIMHRDIKAANILVNNKGVLKLADFGLANIVTPRNKNQLTSRVVTLWYRAPELLMGSTSYSVSIDLWSVGCVFAEILTGRPLLKGRTEIEQLHKIYKLCGPPDEEFWEKNNKLHSQTKMFRPQHQYEGCLRESFEEFPKTAVSLLEKLLSTNPEKRGTASSAIMSEYFNTKPYACDPSTLPKYPPNKEMDAKYREELQRRRRVVIRKRDNLAPKKSGKSRRTIKEPTNKLPTQQVGKKEAETEIIVQTPSETSQATTRSEFPYTGLSQTTAPASGFAWAGTKKRKENDAASTLTYNQPAGSASHVSGMSMAFAKNTFGLTMNEDKPSLLRPHVSLDSSDVLLFPGVHHKKSDTGLTNAGANPKIFQTNGMNEILRRTESDAIVDVRRPPRIERGLK, encoded by the exons ATGGGTTGCTTCCACTCCAAGCATTCTTCTCCCGCTGGTCCGCCACGCCATCTCCGCCGCCGTTTAGACACCGCTGTCCACCGGAGTCATCCCCAAAACAACCACAAACCTCATGTTCTTCCTAGTCCTCCACCTCACCGCCGTGTTGTTAACTCATCTCCAAAAAAACATCGCAATAAAGACGATGATGCTCCAAGATCAAGGACAACCGGAGTTAGCCTGAGATCAGGACTGACGCATGGTAATGTAGAGGCTGAGCAGGTGGCGGGTGGTTGGCCTTCATGGCTCAGCTCTGCCGCACCGGAGGCCGTTCATGGATGGATCCCATTACGCGCAGAGGACTTCGAGAAAAGAGAGAAG ATTGGGCAAGGGACGTATAGCAACGTGTTCCGGGCTTGTGAGGTATCGACGGGACGAGTTATGGCTCTAAAGAAAATAAGGGTTCAGAATTTCGAAACTGAAAACATAAGATTCATTGCGAGAGAAATCATGATTTTGAGAAGATTAGATCATCCAAACATCATGAAACTCGAAGGGATCATCGCCTCACGGAACTCAAATAGCATGTACTTTGTCTTCGATTACATGGAACATGATCTCGAAGGCTTATGTTCATCTCCTGACATCAAATTCACCGAGGCACAG ATCAAATGCTACATGCATCAGCTTCTGTTGGGAGTAGAACATTGTCATTTACGAGGGATAATGCACAGAGACATCAAAGCCGCAAACATTCTGGTGAATAACAAAGGAGTTTTGAAGCTAGCTGATTTTGGACTAGCCAACATTGTAACGCCAAGAAACAAGAATCAGTTAACAAGCCGGGTTGTGACGCTATGGTACCGTGCACCTGAACTTCTAATGGGTTCCACGAGTTATAGCGTATCAATCGATCTTTGGAGCGTGGGATGTGTTTTTGCTGAGATTCTTACCGGAAGGCCACTTCTTAAAGGAAGAACAGAG ATTGAACAACTTCacaagatttataaactctGTGGACCACCAGATGAAGAATTTTGGGAAAAGAACAATAAGCTTCATTCTCAAACTAAGATGTTTAGACCACAACATCAATATGAAGGTTGTCTGAGAGAAAGTTTTGAGGAGTTTCCAAAAACAGCAGTTAGTCTTCTGGAGAAATTATTATCTACTAATCCTGAGAAACGAGGAACTGCCTCTTCTGCTATCATGTCAGAG TATTTTAACACAAAGCCTTACGCTTGTGATCCATCTACGTTACCTAAGTATCCACCTAACAAAGAAATGGATGCTAAGTACCGTGAAGAACTTCAACGAAG GAGAAGAGTTGTTATAAGGAAAAGAGATAACTTGGCACCCAAGAAATCAGGGAAATCACGTAGAACAATCAAAGAGCCTACTAACAAGTTACCAACCCAACAG GTCGGAAAGAAGGAAGCCGAGACAGAGATCATTGTCCAGACACCATCCGAGACATCTCAAGCGACGACTCGAAGCGAGTTCCCGTACACTGGTTTATCTCAAACCACGGCTCCGGCAAGCGGGTTTGCATGGGCTGGCACTAAGAAGAGGAAAGAAAACGACGCAGCTTCAACGCTGACGTATAATCAGCCTGCAGGATCAGCGAGTCATGTCAGTGGTATGAGTATGGCTTTTGCTAAGAACACTTTTGGGTTAACAATGAATGAAGACAAACCAAGCTTGCTTAGGCCGCACGTTTCTCTAGACTCCTCTGACGTGTTGCTGTTCCCTGGCGTGCATCACAAGAAGTCGGATACG GGTTTGACGAATGCTGGGGCGAATCCGAAGATTTTTCAAACTAATGGGATGAATGAGATACTACGGAGGACTGAAAGTGATGCCATTGTCGATGTTCGAAGACCGCCAAGAATAGAAAGAGGTTTAAAATGA